The proteins below are encoded in one region of Pomacea canaliculata isolate SZHN2017 linkage group LG7, ASM307304v1, whole genome shotgun sequence:
- the LOC112569096 gene encoding DNA-directed RNA polymerase II subunit 1-like isoform X1: MKVCVILVVVGIAMASAEYDRREASPGWVRDAKERREASPGWYPVAKERREASPGYPVAKERREASPGYPVAKERREASPGWYPVAKERREASPGWVRDAKERREASPGWYPVAQERREASPGWDRDAQERREASPGWDRDAQERREASPCFSPVAEERREASPGC, translated from the exons ATGAAGGTTTGTGTTATTCTGGTTGTCGTCGGCATAGCCATGGCGAGTGCGGAATACG ATCGCAGGGAGGCCTCTCCAGGTTGGGTCCGGGACGccaaagaacgcagagaagcctctccaggGTGGTACCCGGTCGCCAAGgaacgcagagaagcctctccaggTTACCCGGTCGCCAAGgaacgcagagaagcctctccaggGTACCCGGTCGCCAAGgaacgcagagaagcctctccaggGTGGTACCCGGTCGCCAAGgaacgcagagaagcctctccaggTTGGGTCCGGGACGccaaagaac GCAGAGAAGCTTCTCCAGGTTGGTACCCGGTCGCCcaagaacgcagagaagcctctccTGGTTGGGACCGGGACGCCcaagaacgcagagaagcctctccTGGTTGGGACCGGGACGCCcaagaacgcagagaagcctctccaTGTTTCAGCCCGGTCGCCGAAGAACGCAGAGAAGCTTCTCCAGGTTGTTGA
- the LOC112569096 gene encoding DNA-directed RNA polymerase II subunit 1-like isoform X3 has product MKVCVILVVVGIAMASAEYDRREASPGWVRDAKERREASPGWYPVAKERREASPGWYPVAKERREASPGWVRDAKERREASPGWYPVAQERREASPGWDRDAQERREASPGWDRDAQERREASPCFSPVAEERREASPGC; this is encoded by the exons ATGAAGGTTTGTGTTATTCTGGTTGTCGTCGGCATAGCCATGGCGAGTGCGGAATACG ATCGCAGGGAGGCCTCTCCAGGTTGGGTCCGGGACGccaaagaacgcagagaagcctctccaggGTGGTACCCGGTCGCCAAGgaacgcagagaagcctctccag gGTGGTACCCGGTCGCCAAGgaacgcagagaagcctctccaggTTGGGTCCGGGACGccaaagaac GCAGAGAAGCTTCTCCAGGTTGGTACCCGGTCGCCcaagaacgcagagaagcctctccTGGTTGGGACCGGGACGCCcaagaacgcagagaagcctctccTGGTTGGGACCGGGACGCCcaagaacgcagagaagcctctccaTGTTTCAGCCCGGTCGCCGAAGAACGCAGAGAAGCTTCTCCAGGTTGTTGA
- the LOC112569096 gene encoding DNA-directed RNA polymerase II subunit 1-like isoform X2, which yields MKVCVILVVVGIAMASAEYDRREASPGWVRDAKERREASPGWYPVAKERREASPGWYPVAKERREASPGWYPVAKERREASPGWVRDAKERREASPGWYPVAQERREASPGWDRDAQERREASPGWDRDAQERREASPCFSPVAEERREASPGC from the exons ATGAAGGTTTGTGTTATTCTGGTTGTCGTCGGCATAGCCATGGCGAGTGCGGAATACG ATCGCAGGGAGGCCTCTCCAGGTTGGGTCCGGGACGccaaagaacgcagagaagcctctccaggGTGGTACCCGGTCGCCAAGgaacgcagagaagcctctccaggTT gGTACCCGGTCGCCAAGgaacgcagagaagcctctccaggGTGGTACCCGGTCGCCAAGgaacgcagagaagcctctccaggTTGGGTCCGGGACGccaaagaac GCAGAGAAGCTTCTCCAGGTTGGTACCCGGTCGCCcaagaacgcagagaagcctctccTGGTTGGGACCGGGACGCCcaagaacgcagagaagcctctccTGGTTGGGACCGGGACGCCcaagaacgcagagaagcctctccaTGTTTCAGCCCGGTCGCCGAAGAACGCAGAGAAGCTTCTCCAGGTTGTTGA
- the LOC112569096 gene encoding uncharacterized protein LOC112569096 isoform X4 — MKVCVILVVVGIAMASAEYDRREASPGWVRDAKERREASPGWYPVAKERREASPGWYPVAQERREASPGWDRDAQERREASPGWDRDAQERREASPCFSPVAEERREASPGC; from the exons ATGAAGGTTTGTGTTATTCTGGTTGTCGTCGGCATAGCCATGGCGAGTGCGGAATACG ATCGCAGGGAGGCCTCTCCAGGTTGGGTCCGGGACGccaaagaacgcagagaagcctctccaggGTGGTACCCGGTCGCCAAGgaacgcagagaagcctctccag GTTGGTACCCGGTCGCCcaagaacgcagagaagcctctccTGGTTGGGACCGGGACGCCcaagaacgcagagaagcctctccTGGTTGGGACCGGGACGCCcaagaacgcagagaagcctctccaTGTTTCAGCCCGGTCGCCGAAGAACGCAGAGAAGCTTCTCCAGGTTGTTGA